Proteins from a genomic interval of Schaalia odontolytica:
- a CDS encoding right-handed parallel beta-helix repeat-containing protein, whose amino-acid sequence MRYLNRTIGAVGALALVSAGLIAVPALAAPVTTIHVSQASGSDTNDGSAERPFATLGAALKAAPSGATVEVASGTYREGELSTSKKLTITAGKGQQVSLNGADIVTDWNDNGDGTYSSARSDFVRFSHVSTVNANPAIEGMAAYPEQVFVDGKELTQVADRSEVGPGTFWVNDPDPVTLVNPQNNRQGYNVKPHTGVSYVLGDNPSGHTVEVVQHHRSLTLGGEGSVFNGFTVEKYSPLQQWDYKDPEIGTLTGGVMFFVGAKNVSVTNNTFQYSAMGTALGLTNADGSTVSGNTITHNGGVGFGINRSSDISVEHNTWSMNNQAGFIVDNCGAFCTIGDTKITHVDGVRYAFNTHDYSEAGYNHNDPNVDSPRRLIGVWFDEGVINSEIVGNHFINVGKSAIFDEVSSGNIIASNIVENSFEGIVLSGTDSDKIFNNTIVDTLSPMVIREDTRYDGCNARNKAGECTAPEKWSGEHGLTWNATDNQIYNNVLTKSTNSKKDDPWRYSVMLRFSGGVNGDGTAVYGPEEAQGLDYNTYYRTSKDTERFTIHWEWAKDGGGSGAFNAPTLAEFTSHPQVGTDSAPGREAKGREAHGQDIVAPRTEQKLFVNLPGQENQFGASDLHPAPGSPLEKSGTTLDPEVAESLDLNANAPVNRGALVNVAWGD is encoded by the coding sequence ATGCGCTATCTCAACAGGACAATCGGAGCCGTGGGCGCCCTCGCGCTCGTATCGGCGGGACTTATCGCCGTCCCGGCGCTCGCCGCCCCGGTCACTACGATCCACGTTTCCCAAGCCTCCGGCTCAGACACCAACGACGGCAGCGCAGAGCGCCCGTTCGCCACGCTGGGAGCAGCACTGAAAGCAGCGCCCTCAGGAGCGACTGTCGAAGTTGCCTCGGGCACCTACCGTGAAGGCGAACTCTCCACATCCAAGAAGCTCACGATCACCGCCGGGAAAGGGCAGCAGGTCTCACTCAACGGCGCGGACATCGTCACGGACTGGAACGACAACGGTGACGGCACCTACTCCTCAGCTCGCAGCGACTTCGTCCGTTTCTCGCACGTGAGCACCGTGAACGCGAACCCCGCAATCGAGGGCATGGCCGCCTACCCCGAACAGGTCTTCGTTGACGGTAAGGAACTCACCCAGGTGGCGGATCGCTCCGAGGTGGGTCCGGGCACCTTCTGGGTCAACGACCCCGACCCCGTGACCCTGGTCAACCCTCAGAATAACCGCCAGGGATACAACGTCAAGCCCCACACCGGCGTCTCCTACGTCCTGGGCGACAACCCCTCCGGGCACACCGTCGAGGTCGTCCAACACCACCGCTCGCTCACGCTGGGCGGAGAGGGATCCGTCTTCAATGGTTTCACCGTCGAGAAGTACTCGCCCCTGCAGCAGTGGGATTACAAGGATCCCGAGATCGGCACCCTCACCGGCGGCGTCATGTTTTTCGTTGGCGCGAAGAACGTCTCAGTCACCAACAACACCTTCCAGTACTCGGCGATGGGCACAGCACTGGGCCTGACGAACGCCGACGGCTCCACGGTGTCGGGCAACACGATCACCCACAACGGCGGCGTCGGCTTCGGCATCAACCGATCCTCGGACATTTCCGTCGAGCACAACACCTGGTCGATGAACAACCAGGCGGGGTTCATCGTTGACAACTGCGGAGCCTTCTGCACCATCGGCGACACAAAGATCACGCACGTCGATGGCGTGCGCTACGCCTTCAACACGCACGACTACTCTGAGGCCGGCTACAATCACAACGATCCCAACGTGGATAGCCCGCGTCGCCTCATCGGCGTCTGGTTCGACGAGGGCGTCATCAACTCCGAGATCGTCGGCAACCACTTCATCAACGTTGGGAAGTCCGCGATCTTCGACGAGGTGAGTTCCGGCAACATTATCGCCTCGAACATCGTCGAGAATTCCTTCGAGGGAATCGTCCTGTCGGGCACCGACTCCGACAAGATTTTCAACAATACCATCGTCGATACTCTCTCCCCCATGGTGATCCGTGAGGACACGCGCTACGACGGCTGCAACGCACGCAACAAGGCCGGAGAATGCACTGCCCCCGAGAAGTGGTCGGGCGAACACGGCCTGACCTGGAACGCCACCGACAACCAGATCTACAACAATGTGCTGACGAAGTCCACCAACTCTAAGAAGGACGACCCGTGGCGCTACTCGGTCATGCTGCGCTTCAGCGGCGGCGTGAACGGCGACGGCACCGCCGTGTACGGCCCCGAAGAGGCTCAGGGGCTTGACTACAACACGTACTACCGCACCTCTAAGGACACCGAGCGGTTCACCATCCACTGGGAGTGGGCCAAGGATGGCGGTGGAAGCGGCGCATTCAACGCCCCCACGCTCGCTGAGTTCACATCCCATCCGCAGGTGGGCACGGACTCGGCGCCGGGGCGCGAGGCCAAGGGACGCGAGGCACACGGGCAAGACATCGTCGCCCCGCGCACCGAGCAGAAGCTCTTCGTGAACCTGCCCGGCCAGGAGAACCAGTTCGGAGCCTCCGACCTGCATCCTGCTCCCGGCAGCCCTCTGGAGAAGTCGGGCACCACACTCGACCCCGAGGTTGCGGAATCCCTTGACCTCAACGCCAATGCTCCCGTCAACAGGGGCGCCCTCGTGAACGTCGCCTGGGGCGACTGA
- a CDS encoding sugar porter family MFS transporter, with protein MVIAVLSVLCAFVHAPPMLVILRFLVGVAVGADYPIATSMIAEFSPRKYRAEAMGVIAAAWYLGANVAALVGFALINTAHGWRYMLASSAVPCILILLGRWNIPESPRWLVSKGRTEEAQRIVHETLGANVRLPKSEEAAPTSVRKVLRGVYLRRFVFIGVIWLCQAIPMFALYTYGPQTIGDVLAGIRAL; from the coding sequence GTGGTGATCGCCGTCCTGTCGGTCCTGTGCGCCTTTGTCCACGCCCCGCCGATGCTCGTCATCCTACGGTTCCTGGTCGGCGTCGCCGTGGGCGCCGACTACCCGATTGCGACGTCGATGATCGCGGAGTTTTCGCCGCGCAAGTACCGCGCCGAGGCCATGGGGGTCATCGCCGCTGCCTGGTACCTCGGCGCCAATGTCGCCGCTCTGGTCGGCTTCGCGCTCATCAACACCGCTCACGGCTGGCGATACATGCTCGCTTCCTCGGCTGTCCCCTGCATCCTTATCCTCCTCGGCAGGTGGAACATCCCGGAGTCACCGCGCTGGCTTGTCTCCAAGGGACGAACCGAGGAAGCGCAGCGTATCGTCCACGAAACCCTGGGGGCAAACGTTCGCCTGCCCAAGTCCGAAGAAGCGGCGCCGACCTCAGTGCGCAAGGTCCTGCGGGGAGTCTATCTGCGCCGATTCGTGTTCATCGGAGTCATCTGGCTGTGCCAGGCCATTCCCATGTTCGCCCTGTACACCTACGGGCCTCAGACCATCGGCGATGTCCTCGCGGGCATCCGCGCCCTGTGA
- a CDS encoding malate dehydrogenase: MAEPRIVTVTGAAGNIGYALLFRIASGQLFGPDVPVKLHLLEIPQAVKAAEGTAMELDDCAFSTLAGVEIFDDVNRAFQGTNVAYLVGAMPRRAGMERADLLEANAGIFGPQGKAINDGAADDVRVLVVGNPANTNATIAQNAAPDVPASRFTAMMRLDHNRAVAQLAHKTGAANADIKDVVVWGNHSADQYPDVSFATVAGKPATELVDDEWLSSYYRPTVAKRGAAIIEARGASSAASAANAAIDHMYSWIHGTPAGEWVTAGVMSDGTHYGVPAGLNFGFPVTSDGGEWQVVDGLEISDATRVGIDHNIKALQEEYDAVKALGFIK, translated from the coding sequence ATGGCAGAACCTCGTATCGTCACCGTCACTGGCGCAGCCGGCAACATCGGCTACGCCCTCCTGTTCCGCATTGCTTCCGGCCAGCTGTTCGGCCCGGACGTTCCTGTCAAGCTGCACCTGCTGGAGATCCCGCAGGCCGTCAAGGCTGCCGAGGGAACCGCCATGGAGCTCGATGACTGTGCGTTCTCGACTCTGGCTGGCGTCGAGATCTTCGACGACGTGAACCGTGCATTCCAGGGGACGAACGTCGCCTACCTGGTGGGTGCAATGCCTCGCCGCGCGGGCATGGAGCGCGCCGACCTGCTTGAGGCCAACGCGGGCATCTTCGGTCCCCAGGGCAAGGCCATTAACGACGGTGCCGCCGACGACGTGCGTGTCCTCGTTGTTGGTAACCCGGCGAACACAAACGCGACGATTGCCCAGAACGCCGCTCCGGACGTTCCCGCGTCGCGCTTTACCGCGATGATGCGCCTGGACCACAACCGTGCGGTCGCCCAGCTCGCCCACAAGACCGGCGCCGCGAACGCCGACATCAAGGACGTTGTCGTGTGGGGTAACCACTCCGCCGACCAGTACCCGGATGTCTCCTTCGCGACCGTTGCCGGCAAGCCCGCGACCGAGCTGGTGGACGACGAGTGGCTGTCCAGCTACTACCGTCCCACCGTCGCCAAGCGTGGCGCCGCCATCATTGAGGCGCGTGGCGCCTCCTCGGCCGCCTCCGCGGCGAATGCCGCGATCGACCACATGTACTCGTGGATCCACGGTACCCCCGCCGGTGAGTGGGTCACCGCCGGTGTCATGAGCGATGGCACGCACTACGGCGTGCCCGCCGGACTGAACTTCGGCTTCCCCGTCACTTCCGATGGCGGCGAGTGGCAGGTCGTTGACGGCCTGGAGATCTCCGACGCGACCCGCGTTGGAATCGACCACAACATCAAGGCCCTTCAGGAAGAGTACGACGCCGTCAAGGCGCTCGGCTTCATCAAGTGA
- the purU gene encoding formyltetrahydrofolate deformylase, producing MTENAQLVVTLSCPDRPGIVHAVTGVIGASGGNVVQSQQFGDSDTGTFFMRVEVDSPKGRAPIDEGLAAVAEEFDATYRVDDLGRKLRTIIMVSREGHCLTDLLYRQQTQGLPIDVIAVVGNHPDLAPVAQFYGVPFLNIPVTKDTKAHAERQLLDLIASENVELVVLARYMQILSDGVCRAMEGRVINIHHSFLPSFKGARPYAQAHERGVKLIGATAHYVTADLDEGPIIEQDVTRVSHADSTPDMVALGQDVERRVLAQAVRFHAERRVLMNGNRTVVFSR from the coding sequence ATGACTGAAAATGCGCAGCTCGTCGTGACCCTGTCCTGCCCGGACCGCCCCGGTATCGTGCATGCCGTCACCGGCGTGATCGGCGCGTCCGGCGGCAATGTCGTCCAGTCCCAGCAGTTCGGCGACTCGGACACGGGCACCTTCTTCATGCGCGTTGAGGTGGACTCCCCGAAGGGCCGCGCACCCATCGACGAGGGCCTGGCCGCCGTCGCCGAAGAATTCGACGCCACCTACCGTGTCGACGACCTGGGCCGCAAACTGCGCACCATCATCATGGTGTCGCGCGAAGGCCACTGCCTCACCGACCTCCTGTACCGCCAGCAGACGCAGGGCCTGCCGATCGACGTCATCGCGGTCGTTGGCAACCATCCCGACCTTGCCCCCGTCGCCCAGTTCTACGGCGTGCCCTTCCTCAACATACCTGTCACGAAGGACACGAAGGCGCACGCGGAACGCCAGCTCCTCGACCTCATCGCCTCCGAGAACGTCGAGCTGGTCGTCCTGGCCCGCTACATGCAGATCCTCTCCGACGGCGTCTGTCGCGCCATGGAAGGCCGCGTCATTAACATCCACCACTCCTTCCTCCCCTCCTTCAAGGGCGCGCGTCCCTACGCGCAGGCCCACGAGCGCGGCGTCAAGCTCATCGGTGCAACTGCCCACTATGTCACGGCCGACCTCGACGAGGGGCCGATCATTGAGCAGGACGTGACGCGGGTATCCCACGCCGACTCCACTCCCGACATGGTCGCGCTCGGTCAAGATGTCGAGCGACGGGTCCTCGCTCAGGCTGTTCGATTCCACGCAGAGCGACGCGTCCTCATGAACGGCAACCGCACCGTCGTGTTCTCGCGCTGA
- a CDS encoding CDP-alcohol phosphatidyltransferase family protein, which translates to MSLPVAVDPSSSWGSRFAAYRSALAAAQKPGAGVPAYMRWVNRGAARVVAAACAASGWTPNFVSFVSVCFSAIGLVALVALSPAWWSGLIVGVALAVGFMFDSADGQVSRVTGASSKTGEWVDHVADAFRSPAIHFCTAIAVMAHLPESWWLALVALAYGWVTSGQFMSQILAEQFVRAAGRKQTRGGNLRSFILLPTDPGVLCWSFVLWGLGAPFMVLYSLLAAVAIAHCAISLRRRFSDLRALDAAAAAGGGRA; encoded by the coding sequence ATGAGCTTGCCCGTCGCGGTCGATCCCTCCTCCTCGTGGGGCAGCCGTTTCGCGGCCTACCGCTCGGCGCTCGCCGCCGCGCAGAAACCGGGTGCCGGCGTGCCCGCCTACATGCGGTGGGTCAACCGGGGTGCCGCCCGCGTGGTCGCCGCCGCCTGCGCCGCCTCAGGGTGGACGCCGAACTTTGTCAGCTTCGTTTCGGTGTGCTTCTCGGCGATCGGCCTCGTCGCTTTGGTCGCCTTGTCTCCCGCCTGGTGGTCGGGCCTGATCGTGGGAGTGGCGCTCGCCGTCGGCTTCATGTTTGACTCCGCCGACGGGCAGGTGTCGCGCGTGACCGGTGCTTCGTCCAAGACGGGGGAGTGGGTCGACCACGTTGCTGACGCGTTCCGCTCGCCCGCGATCCACTTCTGTACCGCCATCGCGGTCATGGCCCACCTCCCGGAGTCGTGGTGGCTCGCGCTCGTGGCGCTTGCCTACGGGTGGGTGACCTCCGGCCAGTTCATGAGTCAGATCCTCGCCGAACAATTCGTGCGCGCTGCCGGACGCAAGCAGACCCGCGGCGGCAACCTGAGGTCCTTCATCCTGCTGCCCACCGACCCCGGTGTCCTGTGTTGGTCGTTCGTGCTGTGGGGGTTGGGCGCTCCGTTCATGGTTCTGTACTCCCTCCTTGCGGCGGTGGCGATCGCCCACTGCGCGATATCGCTGCGTCGTCGCTTCAGCGACCTGCGGGCGCTTGACGCCGCCGCGGCGGCGGGTGGCGGTCGTGCCTGA
- a CDS encoding glycosyltransferase family 2 protein: MPDLSVLLPARNAADTITRAVSSTLAAMPRDAELVVGNDSSCDSTVGEAIRGASRGGVVDPRLRIEEITPGEGGVSRVLTQLMERTDSRLVGRMDADDVSLKGRFKRAMRAIERDDDMVFTQMIELRGARPVPRVPYEITPEDMGWHLLLTNPVCHPTMLATREIIDSVGGYRAVPAEDYDLWLRVGAVGGRIRRLAAWGLLYRIHPGQVTGNASWRADSWRNPEQARAFADLSVALTGRELPRLVSLLSLPRDRAERELDRFVQVYTQGVASRPASSRRVLERRLNARAAWVRSHLQGEQS, encoded by the coding sequence GTGCCTGATCTCTCCGTTCTCCTGCCCGCACGTAACGCGGCGGACACGATCACGCGGGCGGTGTCCTCCACCCTCGCCGCGATGCCTCGTGACGCCGAGCTGGTCGTCGGCAACGACTCGTCGTGCGACTCGACGGTCGGGGAGGCGATCCGAGGCGCCTCGCGTGGGGGAGTGGTCGATCCGCGCCTGCGCATCGAGGAGATCACGCCGGGCGAGGGAGGTGTGTCGCGAGTCCTCACCCAGCTCATGGAGCGCACGGATTCACGCCTTGTCGGCAGAATGGACGCCGACGACGTGTCCCTCAAGGGCCGTTTCAAGCGCGCGATGCGCGCTATCGAACGCGACGACGACATGGTCTTTACGCAGATGATCGAGTTGCGGGGTGCGCGCCCGGTTCCTCGTGTTCCCTACGAGATCACTCCCGAGGACATGGGGTGGCACCTTCTGCTGACGAACCCGGTGTGCCATCCGACGATGCTGGCCACGCGCGAGATTATCGACAGCGTCGGAGGTTATCGCGCTGTTCCCGCCGAAGACTACGACCTGTGGTTGCGAGTCGGTGCCGTTGGTGGGCGCATCCGTCGCCTGGCGGCGTGGGGTCTGCTCTACCGCATTCATCCCGGACAAGTCACTGGAAACGCCTCCTGGCGAGCGGATTCATGGAGGAATCCGGAGCAGGCGCGCGCGTTTGCGGACCTGTCGGTCGCGCTCACGGGCCGGGAGCTGCCGCGTCTGGTGTCGCTGCTTTCTCTTCCTCGCGATCGGGCCGAGCGTGAGCTCGACCGCTTCGTGCAGGTCTACACTCAGGGGGTCGCGTCTCGACCCGCTTCGTCTCGCCGCGTCCTCGAGCGTCGGCTGAACGCGCGCGCCGCGTGGGTGCGCTCTCACCTCCAAGGAGAACAGTCATGA
- a CDS encoding adenylyltransferase/cytidyltransferase family protein, which translates to MDETTQQRTSVTGYVPGGFDMFHQGHLNILRAARERCDRLVVGVTSDEALIRMKGRAPVIPLKERCDLVSSLRFVDAVVVDLDQDKRLAWRLQPFDVLFKGDDWKGTPKGAQLEAEMAEVGARVVYLPYTPSTSSTKLRRFIAPEDFADEAASTTSETTAEGDAQ; encoded by the coding sequence GTGGACGAAACGACTCAGCAACGCACCTCCGTCACCGGCTACGTACCCGGGGGTTTTGACATGTTCCATCAGGGACACCTCAATATCCTGCGCGCGGCCCGTGAGCGCTGCGATCGTCTGGTGGTCGGGGTGACCTCGGACGAGGCCCTCATCCGCATGAAGGGGCGTGCCCCCGTCATCCCGCTGAAGGAGCGTTGCGACCTCGTGTCCTCCCTGCGCTTCGTCGACGCGGTCGTCGTGGACCTCGATCAGGACAAACGCCTGGCGTGGCGCCTGCAGCCCTTTGACGTTCTCTTCAAAGGTGACGACTGGAAAGGCACCCCCAAGGGCGCTCAGCTCGAAGCTGAGATGGCGGAGGTTGGTGCCCGCGTGGTCTACCTGCCCTACACGCCCTCGACATCCTCAACGAAGCTGCGTCGCTTCATCGCTCCGGAAGACTTCGCCGACGAGGCCGCGAGCACGACGAGCGAGACGACGGCGGAAGGGGACGCACAATGA
- a CDS encoding GNAT family N-acetyltransferase, whose protein sequence is MRIRFAAATDLDFIESAYAHARAFMRANGNATQWPDGYRSRADAQEDIRRGHCYIVADDDGPLGVFSYAPGPEPTYTQIDGSWRSEANYHVIHRVVAVRGRGVARAIFSYAAEGADYLRCDTHEDNVPMRHALAAFGFRECGTITVANGTTRIAYDWLTEDVCD, encoded by the coding sequence ATGAGGATTCGCTTCGCCGCCGCCACCGACCTCGATTTCATCGAGAGTGCGTACGCTCATGCCCGCGCATTCATGCGGGCGAACGGGAACGCGACACAGTGGCCCGACGGGTATCGAAGCCGTGCGGATGCACAGGAGGACATCAGGCGCGGGCACTGCTACATCGTCGCGGACGATGACGGGCCGCTCGGCGTCTTCTCCTACGCTCCAGGCCCTGAGCCAACCTACACCCAGATCGACGGCTCATGGCGGTCGGAGGCCAACTACCACGTCATCCACCGCGTCGTTGCCGTGCGCGGGCGGGGCGTCGCGCGCGCGATCTTCTCGTACGCCGCCGAGGGCGCCGACTATCTTCGCTGCGACACGCACGAGGATAACGTCCCCATGCGTCACGCCCTCGCTGCCTTCGGTTTCCGCGAGTGTGGCACGATCACGGTGGCCAACGGGACCACGCGCATCGCCTACGACTGGCTCACGGAAGACGTCTGCGACTGA
- a CDS encoding membrane protein, translating to MILTPPPTGGQQILRHALARRWESIVVGTVAGLVVGVAAAFAVPVAHSATVAMTVTSPSPTPAPAVRASLSNTTDMATEQGIAKSAVVLDAAAAQLGGGITASELRDNLEVSGDTNGTIVNIGYTASTREAAVAAADAIAAHYLEQRTSLVEKRADEMSAVINEQITALQNELAALPALVDEDGKPTANPRATELRTQISKLTEQSAQLVPYHASAGLVLTNADASVDEVTPSKSRMILITTAVGLFIGLVTVLLQETRSRSLASPTQLADLTALPVWSAEEGAPEPWLAPTRMLAMAIDRDHWVDLIVDATDPQARPLHRVLSRSLAETRVPAPRLIDINQPLASLLDEVRPSRHVLIAVRGGHDLKKLHALLNELALINREVNGMIYLGEPISATQASAPRPSAALAETPEGPTASSPDGGRVTPVSESPTDTMPARDFIADVKEQQ from the coding sequence ATGATTCTTACTCCTCCGCCCACCGGCGGCCAGCAGATCCTGCGCCACGCGCTGGCGCGCCGCTGGGAGTCGATTGTCGTAGGAACCGTGGCCGGCTTGGTCGTGGGTGTCGCCGCCGCATTCGCCGTGCCGGTCGCCCACTCCGCGACCGTCGCGATGACGGTCACCTCCCCGTCTCCGACACCGGCTCCCGCGGTGCGGGCGTCGTTGTCGAACACGACCGACATGGCCACCGAGCAGGGGATCGCCAAGTCTGCGGTTGTCCTGGATGCCGCTGCTGCCCAACTCGGCGGCGGCATCACAGCGAGCGAGCTGCGTGACAACCTTGAGGTGTCGGGTGACACGAACGGGACGATCGTGAACATCGGCTACACCGCGTCGACGCGCGAGGCGGCCGTGGCCGCCGCCGACGCGATCGCTGCGCACTACCTCGAGCAGCGCACCTCCCTCGTGGAAAAGCGCGCTGATGAGATGAGCGCGGTCATCAACGAGCAGATCACGGCGCTGCAAAACGAGTTGGCGGCGCTACCTGCGCTCGTCGACGAGGACGGCAAGCCCACCGCGAACCCGCGTGCCACCGAGCTGCGCACCCAGATCAGCAAGCTCACCGAGCAGAGCGCCCAGCTCGTTCCCTACCACGCCAGCGCCGGCCTCGTTCTCACGAACGCGGATGCCTCGGTAGACGAGGTCACCCCCTCGAAGTCGCGCATGATTCTGATTACCACGGCGGTCGGCCTCTTTATCGGACTCGTGACGGTACTCCTTCAGGAAACCCGATCGCGTTCGCTCGCTTCCCCCACTCAGCTCGCCGACCTCACGGCGCTGCCCGTGTGGAGCGCCGAGGAGGGGGCACCCGAGCCGTGGCTCGCCCCGACCCGAATGCTTGCCATGGCGATCGACCGCGATCACTGGGTTGACCTGATCGTGGACGCCACGGACCCACAGGCGCGCCCGCTGCACCGCGTCCTCTCACGCTCCCTGGCCGAGACGAGGGTGCCGGCGCCGCGGCTCATCGACATCAACCAGCCGCTGGCCTCCCTCCTGGACGAGGTTCGTCCCTCCCGACACGTGCTCATCGCGGTGCGCGGGGGGCATGACCTGAAGAAGTTGCACGCTCTTCTGAATGAACTGGCACTCATCAACCGAGAAGTCAACGGCATGATCTACCTGGGCGAACCGATCAGCGCCACCCAGGCCTCGGCGCCGAGGCCGAGCGCCGCGCTGGCCGAGACGCCTGAGGGCCCGACCGCCTCGTCGCCGGATGGAGGCCGCGTCACCCCGGTCAGCGAAAGTCCGACGGACACGATGCCCGCCAGGGACTTCATCGCCGACGTGAAGGAACAACAATGA
- a CDS encoding cation diffusion facilitator family transporter, giving the protein MSDDRPSPSPSAGAAQESAPASSHVDEAVAHSDDHAHSPSGVRGAHSHDHAHSSASAARIGWALVVTGTVVAAELVGAFWSGSLSLAADAGHMVVDASGLVIALIAARLMRRPRDEKRTWGWARSEVLAAALQAGMLLTISVMVAWEGAWRVLSPPEVEAGPMLLIGIVGLVANVASLAILAGRRDANLNMKAAFLEVANDALGSVAVIVAAVTEWAFGWTRADALASLLIAALMAPRALALLRRSLAILMEQAPESVDVGELRTHMMGTEGVLDVHDLHVAAVSSRLVTVTAHVTVTHEADGPCRDRIVHELGECASHHFPISHSTFQLECPQHREHEHLEH; this is encoded by the coding sequence ATGTCCGACGACCGCCCCAGCCCCTCTCCCAGCGCCGGAGCGGCGCAAGAATCGGCCCCCGCCTCGTCCCACGTCGACGAGGCCGTGGCGCACTCCGACGACCATGCGCATTCCCCGAGCGGCGTCCGCGGCGCGCACTCACACGATCATGCCCACTCATCGGCGTCCGCGGCACGCATTGGGTGGGCGCTCGTGGTGACGGGTACGGTCGTCGCGGCCGAGCTGGTCGGCGCCTTCTGGTCAGGGTCCCTGTCGCTGGCGGCGGACGCGGGGCACATGGTCGTGGACGCCTCCGGCCTCGTTATCGCGCTGATCGCCGCACGCCTCATGCGCCGCCCGCGCGACGAGAAGCGCACGTGGGGATGGGCGCGCTCCGAGGTACTGGCCGCGGCGCTACAAGCCGGCATGCTCCTGACAATCAGCGTCATGGTCGCCTGGGAGGGCGCGTGGCGAGTGCTCTCACCACCCGAGGTCGAGGCAGGCCCCATGCTCCTCATAGGCATCGTCGGCCTGGTCGCTAACGTCGCGTCTCTGGCAATCTTGGCGGGTCGACGCGACGCGAACCTCAACATGAAGGCAGCGTTCCTGGAGGTCGCCAATGATGCGCTCGGATCCGTCGCGGTCATCGTCGCGGCCGTCACCGAGTGGGCATTCGGCTGGACACGCGCCGACGCCCTCGCCTCGCTCCTCATTGCTGCGCTCATGGCGCCGCGCGCGCTCGCGCTCCTGCGCAGGTCCCTGGCGATCCTCATGGAGCAAGCACCTGAGAGCGTGGATGTGGGCGAGCTCCGCACACACATGATGGGCACCGAAGGAGTGCTTGATGTGCATGACCTGCACGTGGCCGCCGTGTCCTCACGCCTGGTGACGGTCACCGCGCACGTGACCGTCACGCACGAGGCCGACGGCCCCTGCCGTGACCGTATCGTCCACGAGCTCGGCGAATGCGCTTCACACCACTTCCCCATCAGTCACTCAACGTTCCAGCTCGAATGTCCACAGCACCGCGAACACGAGCACCTGGAACACTAG